The Argiope bruennichi chromosome 9, qqArgBrue1.1, whole genome shotgun sequence nucleotide sequence ttagttatatattttttttgtatatgcttatagttttatatcgctttttaagcagttttttaacctgttttcaaccgattattttaaacgattctgtttattttcttagtgtttgatgcatttaaaattaaacattgttaatgaatcgatctgctcatgatgaatctgagaaaattttgttgacaaatacttgagatattacataaattaagaaagatattctttagtgcccataaagtttaaacgctcagtgactgttttcagtaatcatattataaaaaaatgctttgtttcagtaaaaaatattattatataaattgcagATTAATCGTTTCCACTTTACgttaaggcataaattctacgggagctaacagaaatttagagagatacatattacgttatggctgaaggtctttataatatgagtgaattatatgattatcaaaatttgaagttttaaaatattttgaagaagctattaaagtaggaattgcataaaatatttaattattaaaattttaacgaacattaagattggtgaaccggctggtcgccaacgGCGGCTAGTGCTCAATAAAGATAGTTTTGAAAGAACAAATTCTTtctaatcaataattttcaatatttgctaCTTCACTCATGGCttagaaattcagaaatgaaaagaacaatccttaaatataaattttactagaagaatttattaaaagaatgactTGCATACGAAAGATATACGCTTTAGAATTTTACATAAACGCATATCGCCACTCATAATGTAAATTttcgtatattaaaattttatttgattgaaatgtattaattgtTACCTATACACATCGCCAATGACGCCAAGTTGCCAATGGTAAAAAATAAGAGATGGTTGCTAAGATTAAAGATCTTGCAAACAGATCAAGCATAATCTATGAAGACggaacaataaaaataagttaaataaatataaattctttattcaaactgaattttttcttaactttaaatgGCTAATCTTTAAGGAGCTTCATTGTGTTATTTAGTTTAGATGTTACCCTGGTATTTGATATTGATAATTTGGAATCCGTTGGCGATGTGAAGAGGTACTAAATAGTAGATTTCAAGTGAATTGAATGTATGATTCTTTGGATTGTAAGCGACGTTTTGTGTCATAATTCTTAAGgttaaggttattttttttttttttcatttctagcAGAAGTTTCAAAAGGAGTTAACCTGCCTCTCTTCAACCATGAAATCGCTTATATAGTAATTATAAGACATTCCTCCATGGAATGTGTCCAAAACAGAAATCGGCAACCCGCGAACCCCCATATggcttttgtaattaataatacacATGTAACAGAACTTTTATAAGACTTTTGACAATATTTGAAgagatatattttttcgaaatttactcttctgattatgaattttatttaatatcaactAAGTAATCAACTAAGCAATGTTAATGcagagtttttttttgtgtgtgtgtgagtgtgtgtgtggaAATGTCATTGCTGTTTAACATACGTTTTTCCCAAACATttgtcaatgaaaattttaactaaggAAGTTTTATTAGTTAATAGATTTAGTTCTTAACTTTCGTaatgtgtatattttaattttgtcatttataccagttgaatataaagcaaaatagttAAAATCTACGGATAGCGTttgacgaaaaaaaattctttgcaaagttatttaaaatcacatttttttctttaacgatTGGTTAGTTAGAATTACAAATATTGTGATAGTAATTACAAATAATTGGATTTAGCGTATTCTaacataaaataatcaaacaaagcAAAAACAAACTAGTTATAGAgtaaattttttaacacatttaagAACAGCCaaaataaactaagaaataaatattaaacatttatttttaggcaaaatataacgaattttatcataatataactAAGCAAACCAAAGTAACTAGTTTCAAAGAAACAagtaatacataaaaagaaaattttaagtcaattcctactaaggtcaacaaaaaaaattattttagttactttttattaaataattacaattaatataaatatgtatatgtaatgatattttaactctaatttcaattaatttttttaactctaatttcaatctaattttcaagattttatcttaatttagcccatagtaacttcattctaaaatattctcttatttcgtgatccaattccactgtctttacttaattaattcaagagaagtttttgttaaattgctgaatcagctaaaactaactttcccacactccgcgtgaagaggCAAAATGCcgctgatgaggcaaattctttttttaaaatctccctgtttTTCCCCTACCTTTTCCGCGcttgtaacgaaaatccctatcgaaatctcgtaatatattagcactatgaagaaatgttttccctatcaaaatcataggttatataagaccagggataaaatgtccaagagctttttcctcattccctTTCtatgtcgttctgtgtgctcattgCTTGTACATATggctgcttcttcaaaatgaaataaaacgacgtcacgaaattaaaagtctctgtctgtgaacacgataacttaagTCAGATTATTCACTAACTATATaaggagaaaatttattataaaatctttacgCAATGCTAAATCTCCaattatatggaaaaatttattataaaatctttaagttagacaattttgtagatttctgttcaATCTAGGATGAAATACATTCTAAAGAATTCTGTATCATCGACTGTcttaatataagttaacatagtAACTGCAAATCGGAAAAAACTAGatgaaatcgataaaaaattgttatacatatttaacatctaaagcatAAATCTGAATCAAATTAGGGAGTAAATATGCCAAGGAGAGTAAATATGTCAAGGGGAGTAAATATGTCAAGGGTGATTGTAAGCTATCCCTTGTCAAGGGTAGCTTACAATCACCACATATATGCAAatgcgataactaaaaaatgcaatgacttaaatatttgaagCACAGTATACCTAAGTATACCGTACCATATATATATCGTAAGTATAcctatgtgattttgtgacaacaattgCAGCTCTATAACTTTGAATTGCAAACcaaaaaatgcaattgaaaacCAAATTGCGCATTCGTTGTTCTGGTGTCTGTATAATAAGAATATTCTAGCGATTAATCATCAAAGATCACACTCTAATTGGctgtttcttaactattgttcgtcagtggcataagaataataatatataagtacatttattagaaaataagcgagaaagttttgataGAACCTGTCCAAGGGTTATATTTCCCTGAATGctaattcacatttaaatttgtCCCCATTCTATTTTACAGTgtcttcatgaaataaataactgagCAATAGTTTTCCATCTATAATACTAATTATGCGAATTTTCTTTAGGTATTCCAAATGGCTGTTAAGCACGTTCGCAAATACGATCCATTACCAATCGGCTCTCTTGTGCTTGGAGAATTGAAAAATGGCACATTTAGCGGATTGAGGACTTTGCGCAACGACTCCGATGTCAATGTCTACTGTGATGGTGGCAAGGTGATACTGAATACCACCCTCAACGTGAACAATGCTTCCATCGATTACAAATGGAAGCAAGGCTTGTTGATCCTCGACCTGTTTGGATCCGTCTGGACCAAAGTCCAAAACATCAGATTCCGTTTCGAGGTCACCTTGAACATGGATAAAGGAATCAAGTTGGGGCTCACCAATACTAAAGTAATGAAAGTGGAAGGCTTGAGGTTTGGTTTCAAGGGATTGGGCGTGCTTAATCCTGTGGTGGATCTTCTCGGAGATTTGGTGCTGGACCTATGGAAGAATCAAGTTGCCAACTATATGGAGCAACTTATGATAAAATCTTTGGAAAGAGAGCTTCTCCACTTGAACATATTGTATTGATCAAAAGAAAGATGAGTTATgtacaaaatgtattaaattgcttttaaaattgagTTTTGTAAGTTTTCTTTATCCAAATGATTGGAAGtattatttctgaattaacaAGCCATAGCTGCTAGTTGTATTTATAGGTTTATAGTTCATTTAGACAGTCGCTgtgagcaataaaataaattatctcataTTAATTGCATCTGAATTACCTGGGCCGATTATCTGTTTTGACAGTTCttcaattttctcatttaaaactGAGTAATGTAAACTATAGTTGATAAAACACCGTATCACCATAAACGTTCATAAAACACCGTAAACATCACCGTAAATTTGGGGTTATAGAAATAActccatgaaataaaataattgtcattttcTCATCGATATCACGCGAAATATtacatagaatataatttttcagctgtataaatctaaattaaattagaatatagcTATTACGTTTAGTAAGTCGAATTATATTCAAGATTATTTAGCAAAACGCAGTGATACATCGGTATTGCCAATCTCAGCTGTTATTATCggtaagtacaaaaaaaaaaaaaagtgactaatGCCCAGCATAGCAATCCAAAATGATAAATACTGCTTTATGCCAATAATCTGTTGATGCATTAGATTCGATATTTTGGCTCACGGTATgacaaaatgaattcaattttaaatatccaattaattatttacagCCAAGCATTCACTAAATTTAAACACAATAACGGTAAATATAACGAATAAcgataaattctatatttaggatctattaaaatatatatttaggatAAATAATGAAGGGTTCAAGAGTTTAGGTCTGATTTGACCCAGTTTATTCGGAGTTTCATGGCATAGGAACCTCCTTGGTGATTATATTGCACCAAATAAGTAATTATTAGTTTCTAAGATTatctaaattaagattaaaaaaatctcttctaaGAGTAAAATGTCTTGAAGACTTTcgttaaaaaagcaaaattcgtCAAAGAATCATTGGCAGATCGATATTTCAATCTGGAATAccatgataaaatttcaaaatatagcaaattaagtaaaaataattatttaaataaaaatattttaaaatatatcatgtttTTGAAACGGACTAAAAAGTATGAAATGACTTCTCCGAGTAAGTCCGTACTGAGCTTAGGATTGGGactaagagaaattattttatacttttgagCCCGATTAAAAATGtagcacattaattttttttatttgaatcattattttctgctttatagTCTTGTGTAGGCGAAATTATGCAAtggattttaaactaacttcttCTTTAACTAGAGGTAAACAAACAGAAAGCGAGATTATGAACAAGTGTTAAAATCGTTCAGATTTTTAAGAGCTTAGAACAtgaaattgttgttgttgtttctaatggtacttgtcatagacaagtccactgactttaagatgtcatttgtggttttaagccaagggtacgtctcttgttttttcagtagcgccatctagggccaagagtacaacttagctacaAACACGTCACAAacctttttacgggacggacttcattcatgcatttcattcactcgtccacagatcgtaatttagacctgaatcaaagaacgatcactcctgatccagtaccccttTTGCTTTAagcaatgcaatatattttaagagtACAAGATGTCCTACTAAAATATTACGATGTTTTCGTATATTTTAAATGGCATTCAGAATATGAAACAATGTTTAGGAGATATTATGCAATATGTTATGCTTATGGATTATAACAACGTACTATACCTTTCTACCACAAAAGATTTTGCACAATGACGTGAAAATATAAAGACTTTAATTACCAGATCATCAGCGAatgtagattaaaatatttttcataacattctTACAACACCATGATTACACTATTACACTATTGATTGATCACCATCATGTTCTcctgtcaatattttatttataatattagaatGAAAGCACAAGTCAATATTCGTTTTTTCATCAAAAGAAGTTTAGAGCTTTTAATCTCTTCACGTCATGCATGTACAATCAATTTCCAACACATTTCGAAGCAAAACTTGTTTTTATTCAGTAGGAAACTGTAAGTGTTGTGAGGTGCATGGTACATAAATAAGAGCATTTTTAGTCTGAAGTCCTTTTTCGAAGACGTTTtcgtatttctttattaaatagatataataaagAATGAGATTAGTATGAAAATGGTACAGAATATTGTTAAAGAAACAACATCTAAAGCTGAAGTAAATTTTTTCAGTGAACAACAATCTGAAGTTGAAATGGCGGAACcatatgtaattttcaaaattgcttatGCTTTCGGAATACCAAAAGCACAAAACAACAAGCAAAGGAAACTATGGAAGGCATTAGGTTTCACACTCATAACTTTtagttacattttctttttatacagcATACTTTTTAACGTGCGTTTGTTGTTTATTAGGTGCAATGATTTTCGGTGCACTAAATTTGCACTATCTTATATTACCCGCAGTCTGGCAATTGCTGTAACACTTCACGTTACATATTCAAGACGATTTCTAATTGGACATTTATTGAAGGAAATCAGAAATGGGGAAcgaaagaatgaatttaaatcaaCCAATAATCGTAGTACCAATTTCATTGCAAAATCTTTAGTACTTTTTTTCTTAGTTGCTCTTAATgcaattattactattttgtgCACGGATGTTACATTTGTAgagatttcttttaaagatttcatgCTTCGATATGATATTCATGCGAAATTATcgactaaaataatatataatgctaTTTGTATTTCCATTAAAGAAATAGTGAAGGATGCCACACCTtcatttctatcattattttacattcaagtgtgtttgattttaattaatttgataaataatactaAAGAACAGTTGAATTCTTTGATTGATAATACCAACAACAGGTTTcagattgtaaaaaatttcattggcCAATACAGTATTCTACACAGATTGACTTTGCTAACAGAATCAGTATTATCTGTCCAAATATTTTGGCTCATGACCACTCAATTCATAATTCTTTACACATCGCTGTCGCAAATACTGGGATATTTTGGCAACGAAAGTTTATTGTTTTACTATGTTTCTTTGATTTTCAGTTTAATGCACAGCATATCGTTCTTTGCTATCATTTTCTTTGCTTCTCGAGTACAGAAAGCAGATGATAAATTAAGAGATGATGTGAATGAAATGGTGTTCTGCCTTGGACAAAGAGACGAAACTAAAAAGAGCAGTAAAACACTCGAAAAATTCATGAAATCTAAGAAGCAGTTGGTTCTGTCAGCCTggtatgtttttaaattcaaaacgagTCTTATTTTTACTTCTGCTGGTGTTCTGACAACTTACAGCTTACTTATGTTGCAATTGGATAAGTCTGACGAAGTTGTCAATCCCTGATTAGATCGCGAGGTCTGTTCATTAAGGGCTCGAATTGGATAAAAAAGAAGTCAACTTTTCGTAATTTACGAtacattattctttcatttatcagTATATTCCCCATTTGTAGCAATACAGTTATTTCATCTCTATATCCATTAATCACTGTGTTCTTCGAAGCCCTCAGAACTTAGGTTCTTCAGCTGCCTCGCCGTTTCACAATTTGGATAAGTATCACGAAGCTGTCAATTCCTGATTAGATAAGCGAGGTATGTTCATTAAATGTTCCATATTGTCTCAGTTCATCCCTTTTTGCATTTCATGTGTAAAAAGATATCACAGGTGACTAAATTTAGAAAGTTGGAAAGGTAAAGTTAAACAATTAAAGATAAAGATTAAGAGATAAAGTTCTACAATTATCAAATCATGACTATATATTAATGgataatattatattaagattttgGAACGATTTTCACACCTAATTATTTTACCCTTATTGCTTTATGAGAATCGttagaataaagtattttaaatatatatataatcatttggAATATGAACAAACTAACAGAAAGCACTTAGATATTTTCTTCATCTCATGAgaagttttatataattaataatattgtgaaGCAAATTTTTCTAACATGCCATGAATTGAGCCCATTGTATAGATACAATGAACTGCCTTTTAGAAGTAGAAAGAAATGTTCTGACACACAAACATATAcagaatattctttgaaaaaatgttcgtctatatattcatttcacatatttgaaaatttaaagtacgAGTTACTCTGTgaataaatggaattattttacttCTCTGTGGGCGTAACATAGTTGTCAATGTTGCGTAATGAACACTCTGTGTATACATAAAACATTGCTGGCTTCTACATCAAGAAGGAAAAAccgaaacaaatttttttcacaattttgggcctttttttttccatcccattttattgatattttaccgaaaagtaataaattgaaaaattacgtACCGAAAACGTTTGATTAGAAGGAAGTCCATCTTGATCACAAAGGTTAAATGCAAAAGGAATGTTTTTTCGGTACCCACGCTTTTACTCATTGAATGCACGAGGAGACCTTGGGATGACCTTCATCACGTTCATGATTTAAATCAGAACATtgcagctggaaataaaaaagaatttttatacaaacatagAAATACAAAATGAAGTAGAAGATCGCTCCATTTATAATACGGAACATTCCAATTTTAAACATAGGAGAGAACCATTctgtaagtaatatttttaacttaaaacctttttgtataaaatgttaaagcatacaaaatcttttttcaaaacgttatttttgaaataaaagacaattaaaaaaaaattgcgatagAGTTTTAAATTCTTAACGTTAATCAACATAGGAGAACGTATAAATTCCTTTCTTGCAAAAttgtttgcaataaattttttaaagaatttataatactTGAAGGACAAATTTCACATAAAGGAAATTGGTATTctttgaaaaggtaaaattttaattttaagattgtgaaaaaaaaatttcggaatGATTTCCTCAgaaatttctatagaaaaaaaagcaaaatattaattaatatctcatAGCCTGTTTcatctgtttcattttttcactTCGGTTTGAGCGATTGGCCTTTTGCTTGCTTTTGAACATCGCTATATTCCTAGTTTTAAACCAAGAAAAAGATGTGAAAAAGATATGTtgttaaataaaacagaagttttgaaaaatggTGGTAGGATAGCTCATAGTCGATTTTAatgcgtttaattttatttaatgatgataaaaagaaatatttgcagaaatgaaattagcatcattgaaatggtaaaatttttaattttatgatcctataaaaatatttctcctgaAATAATTTCACCAGAAGTTATTATGGttagaaaagtgaaattttaattcatttataaataattgaatagtaaattaatttttaaattttgaaaaatggataGTATTCTTTCTTTTGCCTTAAAtaatatgcatgcaaaatttggttgaatttgaCATGTTTGTGTCGGAGAAGACGTAGACCATacacaaatatatacatacacagacacaatgacttttatttatagtaaaacaaAACTATCTAATGtgctaattttcaaatttatttaaaccagATTTCAAActcatataaaagaattattgaataaaattaataagtatagCGTTTTAAACATAAGATTTATACTGTTGTCATTTAACTGATTGAATGTAagcttaaaattccaaaaaagatttttgtttttatagtacAATGTTTTATTGAATTCGTTATTGAAGCTATGGAAATGAATGAAGTTTAATATGAATCTCAAATTTAATAACGTTTgcttatatttttgcaattttttcagtgTTAGCTACAAATTTTTAGTGTTACCACTTGTGACTATTATTATAACTATCATTTGTCTTCTTTATACCTTTAAAGATGTTCGAGGGAAAAACCTATTGGTTATCTTATTCATTTCCATAATCTGACATATTTTGCTTTAAGTTTCATCGAAAGGGATTAGAACAAAATTTGCATAATGAAACAGTTCATCTTCTTATTGATCAATTGGGTTCAACATTTTACACTAATCAAAATTAGGATATAATTATAGCTCGCTAAAATTTATGCATCTAGTTTGTGTTTTTGATTATTACTTTCGCAAATGCACGGTAAAACATACGAATtggtaaaaaaatcaattaaatgataaatataacaaGAGATTAcacgattcaaaatttgacataccTATTATCGATCGTGATAATAAAATctgatgccaaatttcatctgtctagtttaATGCATTGTTTATTTAATGTTGTCATATAACCATAGAAGCAAAGACAGGCATATTTCTCGTAGATAGCTTATGGCAAAATTTGATAGAGGCctaaaatgttgatttaaattcCACGTACCATGTTTGAAACTTAtactatgtttttaaattataacattcacagactgacagatataattttaaagatattcaactTGACcaaatgaatccttttttttaatcattagaatAAACTTAAATGATAAAACACACTTGTTTTAACTAATATCGATTAATTTAACTATggttttaaagaaaagttaataaattttaaaaaaatagacaatttaaaatatttaatcaaatttctgtttttcttttctctaaataaaatttttaaaattagtaacacttcatttatctaaatatatcGTGCCAATCTTGGCGagtttttggtgattaatccctgtaaacgtaaacgagaaaataaaaaaataaatcatttctgtaattaccttaattttttcatctcactataaatatcatatttcgtATAATTCCTTTCAGGCTGAAAGATGgcggaaaaagaattttctcgaGTTGgcatttcattctttttgctTTTGATTACCTCTCATTTTTTTACTGATGGTGAGTAATAAAAGAATACTTGTATTAAAATGTAAGTGAAATGAAATGATGTTTAATTTCGAATTGGCAATTCAAACAAAAGCaatattcaatgtttaaaaattaatattcaaaccGTTCATTAGAATCTTTTATAATTGCGGAATGAAACAGACAACATATTATGTaggaaatatttacagaaaaattattaataaataaaattaacaaatatatgttACAACGTGCTCGTCACAGTTCTAAAGTTTTATtagaagtatataattttttacttcataacAAGCATTTGTTTAATTAGCATTCCCTTTTGAACTTAGACAAGGATATGTTAATATGAGCATCAGAATTTCGAATCATAGTTCAGTTGAAGAGGATGACACCATGACTGGCCACGTACCCTCCATTGTAAGAAAACTTTGCTTTTAGCAGATTTCGTATAGCATGTAACAAGTCGGTGTACATTGtaaatctttaatgaaataaaatatgaattaacgATCGTCAGATACCGTCTACTATTATGACACAGTTGTCTTTATTAAAACAATGGTTTCATAGTGTAATCCAATAGCATCTAAATTTTATTGCACTATGGCTGAAAGTTTTGAAGTAAAACAACATCTGTCTTCTGTTTAGTTTGGGAATCCGAAACTTATCGTCTGCAATTTGAATAAACATATCTTTATTCTATCTGGCAATATTTTCACCTCATTTCGCGGTATTTGCTCTATGTATGATGCTTTCAGtcttaactattaaaattagaagaGTACAGATGCCAACTCAATACTATTTTTGGATTATAGCAATATACCTATAATTGCAACTCATGGTTTGTCTCATCTAATGTTGCAGTTCTCTCTCTTGATAAGCTTcgtaaatggaaaataaaaaaataaataattaaaatgataactatattaagaaataaggtgtttttttttaaaaatcattaacgtttcataattgattcttttttttttctctctctctcattctTAGGAGcagatgaaaatgaaatagaaactgTTAAA carries:
- the LOC129984606 gene encoding uncharacterized protein LOC129984606, whose amino-acid sequence is MMGKGFIAIFAILLIGLSSFTGGTTENKEINERERRNLVCWLGLTHLVPPVFQMAVKHVRKYDPLPIGSLVLGELKNGTFSGLRTLRNDSDVNVYCDGGKVILNTTLNVNNASIDYKWKQGLLILDLFGSVWTKVQNIRFRFEVTLNMDKGIKLGLTNTKVMKVEGLRFGFKGLGVLNPVVDLLGDLVLDLWKNQVANYMEQLMIKSLERELLHLNILY